In Streptomyces dangxiongensis, one DNA window encodes the following:
- the mycP gene encoding type VII secretion-associated serine protease mycosin: MTHIRTAALSLLLAGSLALLPATAAHADSIRDRQWALSALHLDRAWQTTKGRGVTVAVLDTGVEAGHPDLAGNVLPAKDMIGFGAGPGDRTWARHGTAMAGIIAGHGHGPGNADGVMGVAPEAGILPVRVILEDGDSARARARTERGSALAEGIRWAADHGADVINLSLGDDSNSAHPEPGEDEAVQYALKKGVVVVASAGNGGDKGDHVSYPAAYPGVIAATAVDRYGTRASFSTRRWYAAVSAPGVGVIIADPDHKYYEGWGTSAASAFVSGVAALIRSAHPALAPAQIKRLLEDTARNAPVGGRDDSRGFGMIDPAAALESAARLKPEGLRPASYGERYFGAGPDAPGAASSASDWAGPLAGGAGAVLLIAGVVLWRGRGKGRLSRR, encoded by the coding sequence ATGACGCACATCCGCACGGCGGCGCTGAGCCTGCTGCTCGCCGGCTCGCTCGCCCTGCTGCCGGCCACCGCCGCCCACGCCGACAGCATCCGCGACCGGCAGTGGGCCCTCTCCGCCCTCCACCTGGACCGGGCGTGGCAGACCACCAAGGGCCGGGGCGTCACCGTCGCCGTCCTGGACACCGGTGTCGAGGCCGGCCACCCGGACCTCGCCGGCAACGTCCTGCCCGCCAAGGACATGATCGGTTTCGGTGCCGGGCCCGGCGACCGCACATGGGCGCGGCACGGCACCGCCATGGCCGGGATCATCGCCGGGCACGGCCACGGCCCCGGCAACGCCGACGGCGTCATGGGCGTCGCCCCCGAGGCGGGGATCCTGCCGGTGCGGGTGATCCTGGAGGACGGCGACTCGGCCCGCGCCAGGGCCCGTACCGAGCGTGGCAGCGCCCTCGCCGAGGGCATCCGCTGGGCCGCCGACCACGGCGCCGACGTCATCAACCTCTCCCTCGGCGACGACTCGAACTCGGCGCATCCGGAGCCCGGCGAGGACGAGGCCGTGCAGTACGCCCTGAAGAAGGGCGTGGTCGTCGTGGCGTCCGCGGGCAACGGCGGCGACAAGGGCGACCACGTCTCCTACCCGGCCGCCTATCCGGGCGTCATCGCCGCCACCGCCGTCGACCGCTACGGCACCCGCGCCTCGTTCTCCACCCGCCGCTGGTACGCGGCGGTCAGCGCGCCCGGTGTCGGCGTCATCATCGCCGACCCCGACCACAAGTACTACGAGGGCTGGGGTACGAGCGCCGCGTCCGCGTTCGTCTCCGGCGTGGCCGCGCTCATCAGGTCGGCCCACCCCGCGCTGGCCCCGGCGCAGATCAAGAGGCTTCTGGAGGACACCGCGCGGAACGCCCCGGTGGGCGGCCGGGACGACTCCCGGGGATTCGGGATGATCGACCCGGCGGCGGCCCTGGAGTCGGCGGCCCGTCTGAAACCGGAGGGCCTGCGCCCGGCGTCGTACGGCGAGCGGTACTTCGGTGCCGGTCCCGACGCTCCCGGGGCGGCCTCCTCGGCCTCCGACTGGGCGGGCCCGCTGGCCGGCGGCGCCGGCGCGGTCCTGCTGATCGCGGGCGTCGTCCTGTGGCGGGGCCGTGGAAAGGGACGTCTCAGCCGGCGGTGA
- a CDS encoding serine hydrolase: protein MIRNSDNASATALWHTIGGAAGLDAANARFGLSATSGGDGGLWGLTRTTAADRLVLLRQVFGEDSLLSAASRTYVRGLMRTVRADQRWGVSAAARGDSWALKNGWLPRGTTGLWDVNSVGRVTVDGTGYLVAVLSDGTGSRAEGIALVEEAAKAAVSAFTAG, encoded by the coding sequence ATGATCCGGAACAGCGACAACGCGTCCGCGACGGCGCTGTGGCACACGATCGGGGGCGCGGCCGGCCTGGACGCGGCGAACGCACGCTTCGGCCTGAGCGCGACCTCGGGCGGTGACGGCGGCCTGTGGGGGCTGACCCGGACGACGGCCGCGGACCGACTCGTCCTGCTCCGGCAGGTGTTCGGGGAGGACTCCCTGCTGAGCGCGGCCTCGCGCACGTATGTGCGGGGGCTGATGAGGACGGTCCGGGCGGACCAGCGGTGGGGGGTGTCGGCCGCCGCCCGGGGCGACTCCTGGGCGCTGAAGAACGGCTGGCTGCCGCGCGGCACGACGGGACTGTGGGACGTGAACAGCGTCGGCCGGGTGACGGTGGACGGTACCGGCTACCTGGTGGCGGTGCTGTCGGACGGCACCGGGAGCCGGGCGGAGGGCATCGCGCTGGTGGAGGAGGCGGCCAAGGCGGCGGTGTCGGCGTTCACCGCCGGCTGA
- a CDS encoding serine hydrolase, which translates to MEPVTEPAVDRDALLSGAMARVSVPSGARVSAAVLETGSGDSAVYGDAAFDTASIVKVDILAALLLRAQDAGAGADGGRTGVRHEDDPEQRQRVRDGAVAHDRGRGRPGRGERTLRPERDLGR; encoded by the coding sequence GTGGAACCCGTCACGGAACCCGCGGTGGACCGGGACGCGCTGCTGTCCGGGGCGATGGCGCGGGTGAGCGTGCCGTCCGGTGCGCGGGTGTCGGCGGCGGTTCTGGAGACGGGCTCCGGTGACAGCGCCGTGTACGGCGACGCGGCCTTCGACACGGCGAGCATCGTCAAGGTCGACATCCTGGCCGCGCTGCTGCTCCGGGCGCAGGACGCGGGGGCGGGGGCTGACGGCGGCCGAACGGGCGTACGCCACGAAGATGATCCGGAACAGCGACAACGCGTCCGCGACGGCGCTGTGGCACACGATCGGGGGCGCGGCCGGCCTGGACGCGGCGAACGCACGCTTCGGCCTGAGCGCGACCTCGGGCGGTGA
- a CDS encoding DUF1844 domain-containing protein, translating into MSDTPPESPDFDAMTRDIAEVPAVEVIVTVAVNLMSAAAVKLGLSEEGESYKDLDEARKLISALAGLLDASTTEISSFHAAPLRDGLKSLQRAFREASVVPDEPGQGPGEKYTGPVYG; encoded by the coding sequence ATGAGTGACACCCCTCCTGAATCCCCCGACTTCGACGCGATGACCCGGGACATCGCCGAGGTCCCCGCCGTCGAGGTGATCGTGACGGTCGCCGTCAACCTGATGAGCGCCGCCGCCGTGAAGCTCGGGCTGAGCGAGGAGGGCGAGTCGTACAAGGACCTGGACGAGGCCCGCAAGCTGATCAGCGCGCTCGCCGGCCTGCTGGACGCGAGCACGACCGAGATCAGCTCCTTCCACGCGGCCCCGCTGCGCGACGGCCTGAAGTCGCTCCAGCGGGCGTTCCGCGAGGCGTCGGTCGTCCCGGACGAGCCGGGCCAGGGACCGGGCGAGAAGTACACCGGCCCCGTCTACGGCTAG
- the infC gene encoding translation initiation factor IF-3 translates to MWCYRGGSISAEPRINDRIRVPEVRLVGPSGEQVGIVPLAKALELAQEYDLDLVEVAATARPPVCKLMDYGKFKYESAMKAREARKNQAHTVIKEMKLRPKIDPHDYDTKKGHVVRFLKQGDKVKITIMFRGREQSRPELGYRLLQRLAEDVQDLGFIESNPKQDGRNMIMVLGPHKKKTEAMAEARQAQEARKADAKANPGKSQNVAEAGEHDEAEVHDEAEVSAEEPAEA, encoded by the coding sequence GTGTGGTGCTACCGAGGAGGATCCATCAGCGCCGAGCCCCGCATCAACGACCGGATTCGCGTTCCCGAGGTGCGACTTGTAGGTCCCAGTGGCGAGCAAGTCGGCATCGTGCCGCTCGCGAAGGCACTGGAGCTTGCACAGGAGTACGACCTGGACCTGGTCGAGGTCGCGGCGACCGCCCGTCCGCCCGTGTGCAAGCTCATGGACTACGGCAAGTTCAAGTACGAGTCGGCCATGAAGGCCCGTGAGGCGCGCAAGAACCAGGCGCACACGGTCATCAAGGAGATGAAGCTCCGGCCGAAGATCGACCCGCACGACTATGACACCAAGAAGGGTCACGTCGTCCGGTTCCTCAAGCAGGGCGACAAGGTCAAGATCACGATCATGTTCCGTGGCCGTGAGCAGTCGCGCCCCGAGCTGGGCTACCGACTGCTGCAGCGTCTCGCGGAGGACGTCCAGGACCTCGGGTTCATCGAGTCGAACCCGAAGCAGGACGGCCGAAACATGATCATGGTTCTCGGTCCGCACAAGAAGAAGACCGAGGCGATGGCCGAGGCCCGTCAGGCGCAGGAGGCCCGCAAGGCCGACGCGAAGGCGAACCCCGGCAAGTCGCAGAACGTCGCCGAGGCCGGGGAGCACGACGAGGCCGAGGTGCACGACGAGGCCGAGGTGTCCGCCGAGGAACCTGCCGAGGCGTGA
- the rpmI gene encoding 50S ribosomal protein L35, producing the protein MPKNKSHSGASKRFKITGSGKVLRERAGKRHLLEHKSSRVTRRLTGNAEMAPGDAAKIKKLLGK; encoded by the coding sequence ATGCCGAAGAACAAGTCGCACAGCGGTGCCAGCAAGCGCTTCAAGATCACCGGCTCCGGCAAGGTGCTGCGCGAGCGCGCCGGCAAGCGCCACCTGCTCGAGCACAAGTCGTCCCGTGTCACGCGTCGCCTCACCGGCAACGCCGAGATGGCCCCGGGCGACGCCGCGAAGATCAAGAAGCTTCTCGGCAAGTGA
- the rplT gene encoding 50S ribosomal protein L20 has protein sequence MARVKRAVNAHKKRRAILEQASGYRGQRSRLYRKAKEQVTHSLVYNYNDRKKRKGDFRQLWIQRINAAARANGMTYNRFIQGLKAANVEVDRKILAELAVHDAGAFAALVEVAQKALPSDVNAPKAA, from the coding sequence GTGGCACGCGTCAAGCGGGCAGTCAACGCCCACAAGAAGCGCCGGGCGATCCTCGAGCAGGCCTCCGGCTACCGCGGTCAGCGTTCGCGCCTGTACCGCAAGGCCAAGGAGCAGGTCACCCACTCGCTGGTCTACAACTACAACGACCGCAAGAAGCGCAAGGGCGACTTCCGGCAGCTCTGGATCCAGCGCATCAACGCCGCTGCCCGCGCCAACGGCATGACGTACAACCGCTTCATCCAGGGTCTGAAGGCGGCGAACGTCGAGGTCGACCGCAAGATCCTGGCCGAGCTGGCCGTGCACGACGCAGGCGCCTTCGCGGCGCTGGTCGAGGTCGCGCAGAAGGCGCTGCCGTCGGACGTCAACGCCCCGAAGGCTGCGTGA
- a CDS encoding TrmH family RNA methyltransferase, with amino-acid sequence MPPVSPELISPRSARVSAARRLAKRNFRGKDRLFLAEGPQAVREAAGHRSGGQATLVELFATVEAAERYADIVGEARDAGARLHLASEEVIAEISTTVTPQGLVGVCRFLDTPFEDILAARPRLVAVLAHVRDPGNAGTVLRCADAAGAEAVILTDASVDLYNPKAVRASVGSHFHLPVAVGVPVERAVAGLKDAGVRILAADGAGDRDLDEELDRGTMGGPTAWVFGNEAWGLPQETRALADAVVSVPIHGRAESLNLATAAAVCLYASARAQRASGGCRSVTQS; translated from the coding sequence ATGCCCCCCGTCTCCCCCGAACTCATCTCCCCCCGGTCCGCCCGGGTGAGCGCCGCGCGGCGGCTCGCCAAGCGGAACTTCCGGGGGAAGGACCGGCTGTTCCTCGCGGAGGGCCCGCAGGCCGTGCGGGAGGCCGCCGGGCACCGGTCCGGCGGGCAGGCCACCCTGGTCGAGCTGTTCGCCACCGTCGAGGCCGCGGAGCGGTACGCCGACATCGTGGGGGAGGCGCGGGACGCGGGCGCCCGGCTGCACCTGGCCTCCGAGGAGGTCATCGCCGAGATCTCCACCACCGTCACCCCGCAGGGGCTGGTCGGGGTCTGCCGGTTCCTGGACACCCCCTTCGAGGACATCCTCGCCGCCCGCCCCCGGCTCGTCGCCGTCCTCGCCCACGTGCGGGACCCGGGGAACGCCGGCACGGTGCTGCGCTGCGCGGACGCCGCCGGCGCCGAGGCCGTGATCCTCACCGACGCCTCCGTCGACCTGTACAACCCCAAGGCCGTACGCGCCTCCGTCGGCTCCCACTTCCACCTGCCCGTCGCCGTCGGCGTCCCCGTCGAGCGGGCCGTGGCGGGACTGAAGGACGCGGGCGTGCGCATCCTCGCCGCCGACGGCGCCGGGGACCGCGACCTGGACGAGGAGCTGGACCGGGGCACCATGGGCGGGCCCACCGCGTGGGTGTTCGGCAACGAGGCCTGGGGGCTCCCGCAGGAGACCCGCGCCCTCGCCGACGCCGTCGTGAGCGTCCCCATCCACGGACGCGCCGAGAGCCTGAACCTCGCCACGGCCGCCGCCGTATGTCTCTACGCGTCGGCCCGCGCACAGCGCGCCTCCGGAGGGTGCCGATCCGTCACCCAGAGCTAG